One region of Archocentrus centrarchus isolate MPI-CPG fArcCen1 chromosome 6, fArcCen1, whole genome shotgun sequence genomic DNA includes:
- the camk1db gene encoding calcium/calmodulin-dependent protein kinase 1Db translates to MAKENGESSDGSWKKHVDDIKKIFDFREVLGTGAFSEVVMAREKATGKMVAIKCIPKKALKGKETSIENEIAVLRKIKHENIVALEDIYESSNHLYLIMQLVSGGELFDRIVEKGFYTEMDASRLIRQVLDAVNYLHSMGIVHRDLKPENLLYFSPHDDSKIMISDFGLSKMEGTGGVMATACGTPGYVAPEVLAQKPYSKAVDCWSIGVIAYILLCGYPPFYDENDSKLFEQILKADYEFDAPYWDDISDSAKDFISCLMEKDPEKRFTCDQALQHPWIAGDTALRKNIHESVSRQMRKNFAKSKWRQAFNATAVIRHMRRLQLGTSFGSSISSTNSVSSPQSRAPAKSQSVDCAPLSLKDCHPIDPLPSTAKAYNQDSDVPSPAREEPPVGDELPRPRPSTVTVIHTGTK, encoded by the exons TGGCGCGTTTTCTGAAGTGGTGATGGCTCGAGAGAAGGCCACAGGAAAGATGGTTGCAATCAAGTGCATCCCGAAAAAAGCGCTCAAGGGGAAGGAGACAAGCATTGAAAATGAAATTGCTGTCCTGAGGAA GATAAAGCATGAGAATATAGTGGCTCTGGAGGATATCTACGAGAGCTCAAACCACCTGTACCTCATAATGCAGCT GGTGTCTGGAGGCGAGCTGTTTGACCGCATTGTAGAAAAGGGCTTCTACACAGAGATGGATGCCAGTCGGCTCATTCGGCAAGTTTTGGACGCAGTCAACTATTTGCACTCCATGGGAATAGTACACAGAGACCTAAAG CCTGAGAACTTGTTGTACTTCAGTCCTCACGATGACTCAAAGATCATGATCAGTGACTTTGGCCTGTCAAAGATGGAGGGGACAGGTGGCGTGATGGCCACCGCCTGTGGGACACCTGGATACGTCG ctcCTGAGGTTTTAGCACAGAAGCCCTACAGTAAAGCTGTGGACTGCTGGTCTATTGGGGTCATTGCTTATATTCT GCTTTGCGGTTACCCTCCTTTCTATGATGAGAATGATTCGAAGCTGTTTGAACAGATCCTTAAGGCAGACTATGAGTTTGACGCGCCGTATTGGGATGATATATCTGACTCTG CCAAAGACTTCATCAGCTGCCTAATGGAAAAGGATCCAGAGAAGAGGTTTACTTGCGATCAGGCTCTTCAGCACCCCTG GATTGCTGGAGACACTGCTCTCCGTAAGAACATACATGAATCAGTCAGTCGACAGATGCGGAAAAACTTTGCCAAAAGCAAATGGAGG CAAGCCTTTAACGCGACCGCTGTGATCCGCCACATGAGACGCCTGCAGCTGGGCACCAGCTTTGGCAGCAGCATCTCAAGCACCAACTCTGTGTCCAGCCCTCAGAGCCGAGCTCCAGCCAAGAGCCAATCTGTGGACTGCGCCCCGCTCTCCTTGAAGGACT GTCACCCAATAGATCCTTTGCCATCTACTGCTAAAGCGTACAATCAGGACTCTGATGTCCCCTCTCCCGCTCGAGAGGAGCCACCAGTGGGAGATGAACTGCCCAGGCCACGACCCTCCACTGTTACTGTCATCCACACTGGGACTAAATGA